From Carya illinoinensis cultivar Pawnee chromosome 5, C.illinoinensisPawnee_v1, whole genome shotgun sequence, one genomic window encodes:
- the LOC122309776 gene encoding UPF0481 protein At3g47200-like: MEDPNWVVQVDVEVKNMRDTSEETKQWKKNSIYEVPAWVKDLNKKAYMPHTVSFGPYHHRKEPLQRMEEHQHRALLRFFRRCGKSVQSFLEALTKVVQDLKDSYEPLDPKWEKDTHGFLKIMTLDGCFMLEILLASTADQLEDDDSKDPIFSKHGNLYIMPHIRRDMLMLENQIPMQVFSQTITLEQKKERANALIVKSWFPNTHYSEMGNCLHVLDVYRKILLQQKGNHKKQEGRPLGKDKSSGDEIIRSATELNEAGIQFKVNKKGSLKDITFAGGVLRLPLIVVDDATESIFLNLIAFERFHVGAGNEITSYVFFMDNIMDNAMDVALLRSSGIIQNAIGNDKAVAKLFNSLSKDITLDPESSVDVVHKRVCEYCKKPWNKWRANLIHAHYRNPWVILSLIIAAIFLFAVNIVQTVYTILGVK, encoded by the exons ATGGAAGATCCAAATTGGGTCGTACAAGTCGATGTTGAAGTAAAAAATATGAGGGATACTTCAGAGGAAACAAAGCAGTGGAAAAAGAATTCAATCTATGAAGTACCTGCATGGGTTAAAGATCTAAACAAAAAGGCCTACATGCCCCACACAGTGTCCTTCGGTCCTTACCATCACAGGAAAGAACCTTTACAGCGGATGGAGGAGCATCAGCACAGGGCATTGCTTCGTTTCTTCAGGAGATGTGGAAAATCTGTTCAATCGTTCCTCGAGGCTTTAACTAAGGTCGTGCAGGATTTGAAAGACTCGTACGAGCCGCTCGATCCCAAATGGGAAAAGGATACACACGGATTCTTAAAAATTATGACTCTCGACGGATGCTTTATGCTGGAAATCCTGCTTGCCAGTACTGCGGATCAATTGGAGGACGATGATTCCAAGGATCCGATATTCAGCAAACACGGGAACCTGTATATCATGCCCCATATCAGGCGCGACATGCTGATGCTTGAAAATCAGATCCCAATGCAGGTT ttttcac aaaccatAACTCTTGAGCAGAAAAAAGAACGTGCCAATGCACTCATAGTCAAGTCTTGGTTCCCCAACACCCATTACTCAGAGATGGGTAACTGTCTGCACGTATTGGATGTTTATAGGAAGATCCTGCTTCAACAAAAGGGAAACCATAAAAAACAAGAGGGGAGACCACTCGGAAAGGACAAGTCAAGTGGTGACGAGATCATAAGATCTGCAACAGAGCTTAATGAAGCTGGAATCCAGTTCAAGGTAAACAAAAAGGGGAGCCTCAAAGACATCACTTTCGCTGGCGGGGTGCTTAGGCTTCCTCTCATCGTCGTGGACGATGCCACCGAGTCGATATTCCTGAACTTAATAGCCTTTGAGCGTTTCCATGTCGGGGCCGGCAACGAGATTACCTCCTATGTCTTTTTCATGGACAACATCATGGACAATGCGATGGACGTTGCCCTCCTGCGTTCGAGCGGCATCATACAGAATGCCATTGGAAATGACAAAGCTGTCGCCAAGCTCTTCAACTCTCTCTCCAAGGATATAACGCTCGACCCAGAAAGTAGCGTCGATGTAGTGCATAAAAGGGTCTGTGAGTACTGCAAGAAGCCCTGGAACAAGTGGCGGGCCAATCTCATTCATGCCCATTACAGAAATCCCTGGGTTATTCTCTCCCTTATAATTGCTGCCATCTTCCTGTTTGCGGTCAACATAGTACAGACCGTATACACAATACTAGGTGTCAAATGA
- the LOC122309766 gene encoding heparan-alpha-glucosaminide N-acetyltransferase isoform X3, producing MSFNLLMIFVDDAGGILPAINHSPWDGLTLADFVMPFFLFIVGISLALTYKKLSCRAVATRKAILRALKLLMLGLFLQGGFFHGLNDLTYGVDIEHMRWMGILQRIAIAYLLAALCEIWLKGDGNVNLASSLLSQYRFQWALVLMLSTLYLSLLYGLYVPDWEYRIPIETSSSPPKLFSVKCGVRGDTGPACNAVGMIDRKILGIQHLYKRPVYARTQQCSINFPNNGPLPSDAPSWCQAPFDPEGLLSSVMAIVSCFVGLHYGHIIVHYKDHRDRIFHWMFTSSCLVVLGLGLNLCGMHFNKALYTFSYMCFTAGVAGILFAGIYFMVDVCGCRRPTFVMEWMGIHALMLYILAACNVLPVFLQGFYWSRPRNNILTLIGIGR from the exons ATGAGTTTTAACCTA CTAATGATATTCGTGGATGATGCTGGTGGAATCCTACCTGCAATTAATCATTCGCCTTGGGATGGTTTAACACTTGCAGATTTTGTCATGCCATTTTTCCTCTTTATTGTTGGTATCTCACTTGCACTTACCTACAAG AAATTGTCATGCAGAGCTGTTGCAACTAGAAAAGCAATACTGCGGGCTCTAAAGCTTTTAATGTTAGGCCTGTTTCTTCAAG GTGGCTTCTTCCATGGCCTTAATGATTTAACTTATGGGGTGGATATTGAACATATGAGATGGATGGGCATACTACAG AGAATTGCAATAGCATATCTGTTGGCAGCATTGTGTGAGATTTGGCTGAAGGGTGATGGTAATGTTAATTTGGCGTCATCTCTGCTTAGTCAATATCGATTCCAGTG gGCTTTGGTTTTGATGCTTAGCACTCTATACCTTTCCCTGTTATATGGCTTGTATGTGCCTGATTGGGAGTATCGAATTCCAATTGAAACTTCCTCTTCTCCACCAAAATTGTTTTCA GTGAAATGTGGAGTGCGCGGTGACACTGGGCCAGCTTGTAATGCTGTTGGAATGATTGACCGCAAGATATTGGGTATACAACATTTATATAAACGACCAGTCTATGCACGAACGCAG CAATGCAGTATTAActtcccaaataatggcccattACCTTCTGATGCTCCATCATGGTGCCAAGCCCCTTTTGATCCTGAAGGACTTCTAAG TTCAGTGATGGCGATTGTTtcctgttttgttggtttgCATTATGGGCACATTATTGTCCATTATAAG GACCATAGAGATAGGATATTTCACTGGATGTTTACATCATCATGTCTTGTTGTCTTGGGGCTTGGCCTGAACTTATGTG GGATGCATTTTAACAAGGCACTCTACACATTCAGTTACATGTGTTTCACTGCTGGTGTTGCTGGCATTCTCTTTGCTGGAATTTACTTCATG GTTGATGTGTGTGGCTGTAGACGGCCCACCTTTGTGATGGAGTGGATGGGCATACATGCACTGATGCTTTATATCCTTGCAGCCTGCAATGTCCTGCCAGTTTTCCTCCAGGGATTTTATTGGAGTAGGCCTCGGAATAATATT CTTACGTTAATTGGAATAGGAAGATGA
- the LOC122309766 gene encoding heparan-alpha-glucosaminide N-acetyltransferase isoform X1, with product MGMYEPIRHDDVEKEQEEEMRGVRHSVEGEDDVEMAVHARSGTAIPNACHASNKIEEESSKQKRHQQQRLVSLDVFRGVTVALMIFVDDAGGILPAINHSPWDGLTLADFVMPFFLFIVGISLALTYKKLSCRAVATRKAILRALKLLMLGLFLQGGFFHGLNDLTYGVDIEHMRWMGILQRIAIAYLLAALCEIWLKGDGNVNLASSLLSQYRFQWALVLMLSTLYLSLLYGLYVPDWEYRIPIETSSSPPKLFSVKCGVRGDTGPACNAVGMIDRKILGIQHLYKRPVYARTQQCSINFPNNGPLPSDAPSWCQAPFDPEGLLSSVMAIVSCFVGLHYGHIIVHYKVTMSELAFLSLPKVYIFFTSFSPHIQDHRDRIFHWMFTSSCLVVLGLGLNLCGMHFNKALYTFSYMCFTAGVAGILFAGIYFMVDVCGCRRPTFVMEWMGIHALMLYILAACNVLPVFLQGFYWSRPRNNILTLIGIGR from the exons ATGGGGATGTACGAGCCTATTAGGCACGATGATGTTGAGAAGGAGCAGGAGGAGGAGATGCGTGGAGTGAGACATTCGGTTGAAGGTGAAGATGATGTTGAAATGGCTGTTCATGCAAGATCCGGCACCGCCATTCCCAATGCCTGTCATGCTTCTAATAAGATTGAAGAGGAAAGTTCCAAGCAAAAGCGTCACCAGCAACAACGTCTTGTTTCGCTGGACGTTTTTCGTGGCGTGACTGTTGCG CTAATGATATTCGTGGATGATGCTGGTGGAATCCTACCTGCAATTAATCATTCGCCTTGGGATGGTTTAACACTTGCAGATTTTGTCATGCCATTTTTCCTCTTTATTGTTGGTATCTCACTTGCACTTACCTACAAG AAATTGTCATGCAGAGCTGTTGCAACTAGAAAAGCAATACTGCGGGCTCTAAAGCTTTTAATGTTAGGCCTGTTTCTTCAAG GTGGCTTCTTCCATGGCCTTAATGATTTAACTTATGGGGTGGATATTGAACATATGAGATGGATGGGCATACTACAG AGAATTGCAATAGCATATCTGTTGGCAGCATTGTGTGAGATTTGGCTGAAGGGTGATGGTAATGTTAATTTGGCGTCATCTCTGCTTAGTCAATATCGATTCCAGTG gGCTTTGGTTTTGATGCTTAGCACTCTATACCTTTCCCTGTTATATGGCTTGTATGTGCCTGATTGGGAGTATCGAATTCCAATTGAAACTTCCTCTTCTCCACCAAAATTGTTTTCA GTGAAATGTGGAGTGCGCGGTGACACTGGGCCAGCTTGTAATGCTGTTGGAATGATTGACCGCAAGATATTGGGTATACAACATTTATATAAACGACCAGTCTATGCACGAACGCAG CAATGCAGTATTAActtcccaaataatggcccattACCTTCTGATGCTCCATCATGGTGCCAAGCCCCTTTTGATCCTGAAGGACTTCTAAG TTCAGTGATGGCGATTGTTtcctgttttgttggtttgCATTATGGGCACATTATTGTCCATTATAAGGTGACAATGTCAGAGCTTGCTTTCCTTTCCTTACCAaaggtttatatttttttcacaagtTTTTCTCCCCATATTCAGGACCATAGAGATAGGATATTTCACTGGATGTTTACATCATCATGTCTTGTTGTCTTGGGGCTTGGCCTGAACTTATGTG GGATGCATTTTAACAAGGCACTCTACACATTCAGTTACATGTGTTTCACTGCTGGTGTTGCTGGCATTCTCTTTGCTGGAATTTACTTCATG GTTGATGTGTGTGGCTGTAGACGGCCCACCTTTGTGATGGAGTGGATGGGCATACATGCACTGATGCTTTATATCCTTGCAGCCTGCAATGTCCTGCCAGTTTTCCTCCAGGGATTTTATTGGAGTAGGCCTCGGAATAATATT CTTACGTTAATTGGAATAGGAAGATGA
- the LOC122309777 gene encoding UPF0481 protein At3g47200-like: MEDSKWVIDVNDGVKKMEDTSKEQWEKHSIYEVPACVKDQNKNAYRPQTVSFGPYHHGEAHLKRMEEHKHRALLHFLRRCQKPVESCLKALAKVVQDLKDSYEPLDPKWADDTAGFLKMMTLDGCFMLEILRASVDEVNDYDSKDPIFSKHGKLYIMPHIRRDMLMLENQIPMQVLELLLELLPGDKKKERANELIRKSWFPDTNHSEMGNCLHVLDVCRKILLQPKGNQKKQGGRPLGKDKPSGDEFIRSATELNEAGIQFKVKKKGSLKDITFDGGVLELPLIVVDDATESMFLNLIAFERFHVEAGNEITSYVFIMDNIIDNAMDVALLHSSGIIQNAIGSDKAVAKLFNSLSKDITLEPESSLDVVQKNVSEYCKQPWNNWRANLIHTYFRNPWAIISLIAAIFLFALTIVQTVYTILGVVDSPQPSHYYKPPLPDLKTPRH; the protein is encoded by the exons ATGGAAGATTCGAAATGGGTCATAGACGTCAATGATGGAGTTAAAAAAATGGAGGATACTTCAAAGGAGCAGTGGGAAAAGCATTCAATCTATGAAGTGCCTGCATGCGTTaaagatcaaaacaaaaatgcCTACAGGCCGCAGACAGTCTCCTTCGGTCCTTACCATCATGGGGAGGCACATTTAAAGCGGATGGAGGAGCATAAGCACAGGGCATTGCTCCATTTCTTGAGGAGATGTCAAAAACCTGTTGAATCGTGCCTCAAAGCTTTAGCTAAGGTCGTGCAGGATTTGAAAGACTCGTACGAGCCGCTCGATCCCAAATGGGCAGACGACACAGCCGGATTCTTAAAAATGATGACTCTCGACGGATGCTTTATGTTGGAAATCCTTCGTGCCAGTGTAGATGAAGTGAATGACTATGATTCCAAGGATCCGATATTCAGCAAACACGGGAAACTGTATATCATGCCTCATATCAGGCGCGACATGCTGATGCTTGAAAATCAGATCCCAATGCAGGTTCTTGAACTACTTCTTGAACTACTGCCTGGAGACAAG AAAAAAGAACGTGCCAATGAACTCATACGCAAGTCTTGGTTCCCCGACACCAATCACTCAGAGATGGGTAACTGCCTGCACGTATTGGATGTTTGTAGGAAGATCCTGCTTCAGCCAAAGggaaaccaaaaaaaacaaGGGGGGAGACCACTCGGAAAGGACAAGCCAAGTGGTGACGAGTTCATAAGATCTGCAACAGAGCTTAATGAAGCCGGAATCCAGttcaaggtaaaaaaaaaagggagccTCAAAGACATCACTTTCGACGGCGGGGTGCTTGAACTTCCACTCATCGTCGTGGACGATGCCACGGAGTCGATGTTCTTGAACTTAATAGCCTTTGAGCGTTTTCATGTCGAGGCCGGCAACGAGATTACCTCCTATGTCTTTATCATGGATAACATCATCGACAATGCGATGGACGTTGCCCTCCTGCATTCGAGCGGCATCATACAGAATGCTATTGGAAGTGACAAAGCTGTCGCCAAGCTATTCAACTCTCTCTCTAAGGATATAACGCTCGAGCCAGAAAGTAGCCTCGATGTAGTGCAAAAAAACGTCAGTGAGTACTGCAAGCAGCCCTGGAATAACTGGCGGGCCAATCTCATTCATACCTATTTCAGAAATCCATGGGCTATTATCTCCCTTATTGCTGCCATCTTCCTGTTTGCGCTCACAATAGTACAGACCGTATACACAATACTAGGTGTCGTTGATTCTCCACAGCCTTCTCATTACTATAAACCTCCTCTTCCTGACCTCAAAACGCCTCGCCATTGA
- the LOC122309766 gene encoding heparan-alpha-glucosaminide N-acetyltransferase isoform X2, with amino-acid sequence MGMYEPIRHDDVEKEQEEEMRGVRHSVEGEDDVEMAVHARSGTAIPNACHASNKIEEESSKQKRHQQQRLVSLDVFRGVTVALMIFVDDAGGILPAINHSPWDGLTLADFVMPFFLFIVGISLALTYKKLSCRAVATRKAILRALKLLMLGLFLQGGFFHGLNDLTYGVDIEHMRWMGILQRIAIAYLLAALCEIWLKGDGNVNLASSLLSQYRFQWALVLMLSTLYLSLLYGLYVPDWEYRIPIETSSSPPKLFSVKCGVRGDTGPACNAVGMIDRKILGIQHLYKRPVYARTQQCSINFPNNGPLPSDAPSWCQAPFDPEGLLSSVMAIVSCFVGLHYGHIIVHYKDHRDRIFHWMFTSSCLVVLGLGLNLCGMHFNKALYTFSYMCFTAGVAGILFAGIYFMVDVCGCRRPTFVMEWMGIHALMLYILAACNVLPVFLQGFYWSRPRNNILTLIGIGR; translated from the exons ATGGGGATGTACGAGCCTATTAGGCACGATGATGTTGAGAAGGAGCAGGAGGAGGAGATGCGTGGAGTGAGACATTCGGTTGAAGGTGAAGATGATGTTGAAATGGCTGTTCATGCAAGATCCGGCACCGCCATTCCCAATGCCTGTCATGCTTCTAATAAGATTGAAGAGGAAAGTTCCAAGCAAAAGCGTCACCAGCAACAACGTCTTGTTTCGCTGGACGTTTTTCGTGGCGTGACTGTTGCG CTAATGATATTCGTGGATGATGCTGGTGGAATCCTACCTGCAATTAATCATTCGCCTTGGGATGGTTTAACACTTGCAGATTTTGTCATGCCATTTTTCCTCTTTATTGTTGGTATCTCACTTGCACTTACCTACAAG AAATTGTCATGCAGAGCTGTTGCAACTAGAAAAGCAATACTGCGGGCTCTAAAGCTTTTAATGTTAGGCCTGTTTCTTCAAG GTGGCTTCTTCCATGGCCTTAATGATTTAACTTATGGGGTGGATATTGAACATATGAGATGGATGGGCATACTACAG AGAATTGCAATAGCATATCTGTTGGCAGCATTGTGTGAGATTTGGCTGAAGGGTGATGGTAATGTTAATTTGGCGTCATCTCTGCTTAGTCAATATCGATTCCAGTG gGCTTTGGTTTTGATGCTTAGCACTCTATACCTTTCCCTGTTATATGGCTTGTATGTGCCTGATTGGGAGTATCGAATTCCAATTGAAACTTCCTCTTCTCCACCAAAATTGTTTTCA GTGAAATGTGGAGTGCGCGGTGACACTGGGCCAGCTTGTAATGCTGTTGGAATGATTGACCGCAAGATATTGGGTATACAACATTTATATAAACGACCAGTCTATGCACGAACGCAG CAATGCAGTATTAActtcccaaataatggcccattACCTTCTGATGCTCCATCATGGTGCCAAGCCCCTTTTGATCCTGAAGGACTTCTAAG TTCAGTGATGGCGATTGTTtcctgttttgttggtttgCATTATGGGCACATTATTGTCCATTATAAG GACCATAGAGATAGGATATTTCACTGGATGTTTACATCATCATGTCTTGTTGTCTTGGGGCTTGGCCTGAACTTATGTG GGATGCATTTTAACAAGGCACTCTACACATTCAGTTACATGTGTTTCACTGCTGGTGTTGCTGGCATTCTCTTTGCTGGAATTTACTTCATG GTTGATGTGTGTGGCTGTAGACGGCCCACCTTTGTGATGGAGTGGATGGGCATACATGCACTGATGCTTTATATCCTTGCAGCCTGCAATGTCCTGCCAGTTTTCCTCCAGGGATTTTATTGGAGTAGGCCTCGGAATAATATT CTTACGTTAATTGGAATAGGAAGATGA